From Apium graveolens cultivar Ventura chromosome 9, ASM990537v1, whole genome shotgun sequence, the proteins below share one genomic window:
- the LOC141683457 gene encoding putative GTP diphosphokinase RSH2, chloroplastic: MAVSTIANTTPYPASIGSNSFYDFDSNARSSPMIGGLSYLFSSPSSKHASSSSSTALIDDFRHDKKEDLGSSYCYSPYFNSFSKRDSSPVSVFQGPVSASSSPLSKFAKDSGDGRIKRLFNGIVGQNVSVDYELRRIEMCRNAVQVDELTFTMEDNFVEDHCVARDLLLNAQSRYSVFCDDVVVKAFHEAEKAHRGQMRASGDPYLQHCVETAILLAVIGANSTVVAAGLLHDTLDDSFMTFDYIYGTFGAEVADLVEGVSKLSQLSKLARESNTASKTVEADRLHTMFLAMADARAVLIKLADRLHNMMTLEALPLSKRKRFAKETLEIFAPLANRLGISTWKEQLENLCFKHLNPDQHKDLSSKLVKLFDETKITSSAERLETALKDGDISYYVLSGRHKSLYSIHRKMLKKKLSMDEVHDIHGLRLIVENEDDCYQALKVVHRLWSRVPGKFKDYIIHPKCNGYQSLHTVVVGEDMAPLEVQIRTKKMHLQAEIGFAAHWRYKEGDCKYSSFVHQMVEWARWVVTWQCETMVKEQSTMAYDQSVKPPCTFPSHSKDCPHSLHPNCGADGPVFIILIENDKMSVQEFPANSTVSDLLERTGRGFARWSPYGISVKKELRPRLNHKSVNDPNCQLRMGDVVELTPTIPDKSLPVYREEIQRMYDHGLSVSSLAPATTGIAGWKR, encoded by the exons ATGGCAGTTTCAACAATAGCCAATACGACGCCGTATCCAGCTTCAATTGGATCAAATTCCTTCTACGATTTCGATTCGAACGCTCGATCATCGCCGATGATCGGGGGCCTGTCGTATTTATTCTCATCGCCGTCGTCGAAACACGCTTCATCATCCAGCTCTACAGCTCTAATTGATGATTTTCGACACGACAAAAAGGAAGATTTAGGTAGTTCATATTGTTACTCACCGTATTTTAATTCGTTTTCGAAGCGAGATTCGAGTCCTGTTTCGGTTTTTCAAGGCCCTGTTTCGGCCAGTTCTAGTCCGCTTTCGAAATTCGCAAAGGATAGCGGTGATGGCAGGATTAAAAGATTGTTTAATGGAATTGTTGGACAAAATGTTAGTGTTGATTATGAATTACGGAGAATTGAAATGTGTCGTAATGCGGTTCAGGTGGATGAATTAACTTTTACCATGGAGGATAATTTTGTCGAGGATCATTGTGTTGCGAGAGATTTGTTGTTGAATGCGCAGTCGAGATATAGTGTGTTTTGTGATGATGTTGTAGTTAAGGCTTTTCATGAGGCCGAGAAAGCTCATAGAGGGCAG ATGCGAGCAAGTGGAGATCCTTATTTACAACACTGTGTGGAGACTGCAATTTTGCTTGCGGTTATAGGTGCCAATTCTACAGTGGTAGCGGCGGGTCTTCTCCATGACACACTTGATGATTCTTTTATGACTTTTGACTATATTTACGGGACATTTGGTGCGGAGGTTGCTGATCTGGTAGAAGGG GTGTCTAAGTTAAGTCAATTGAGCAAGCTTGCCCGAGAAAGCAATACAGCAAGTAAAACTGTTGAGGCTGATCGGCTGCACACAATGTTCCTTGCTATGGCTGATGCTAGGGCTGTCCTCATAAAATTGGCAGATCGATTGCATAATATGATGACCCTGGAGGCTTTACCCTTGAGCAAACGAAAGAGGTTTGCCAAGGAAACATTGGAAATATTTGCTCCACTTGCTAACCGTTTAGGAATCTCTACTTGGAAAGAACAGTTGGAAAATCTCTGTTTTAAACATCTTAACCCTGATCAGCACAAGGATTTGTCCTCCAAACTTGTGAAATTATTTGATGAGACAAAGATCACGTCATCCGCTGAGAGGCTGGAGACTGCTCTTAAGGACGGAGACATTTCTTATTATGTTCTATCTGGGCGGCACAAAAGCTTGTATAGCATCCACCGCAAGATGTTAAA AAAAAAGCTAAGTATGGATGAAGTTCATGACATTCACGGGCTGCGGTTGATTGTTGAAAATGAGGATGACTGCTATCAGGCGCTAAAAGTTGTTCATCGGTTATGGTCTCGAGTTCCTGGAAAATTTAAAGACTATATCATCCATCCCAAGTgtaatgg GTATCAGTCTTTGCACACAGTAGTAGTGGGGGAAGACATGGCCCCCTTGGAAGTTCAGATTAGAACGAAAAAGATGCACCTACAAGCAGAGATTGGATTTGCAGCTCATTGGAGATACAAAGAAGGCGACTGTAAATACTCTTCATTTGTACATCAGATGGTTGAGTGGGCTCGCTGGGTTGTTACATGGCAATGTGAAACCATGGTGAAAGAGCAATCAACTATGGCTTATGATCAATCAGTAAAGCCACCCTGTACCTTCCCTTCACATTCCAAGGATTGTCCACACAGCTTACACCCTAATTGTGGAGCTGATGGACCGGTTTTTATCATTTTGATTGAAAACGATAAG ATGTCAGTTCAGGAGTTTCCAGCCAATTCTACTGTCAGTGATTTGCTTGAAAGAACTGGCAGGGGTTTCGCTAGGTGGTCCCCATATGGAATATCGGTGAAGAAAGAACTGCGCCCGAGGTTGAACCACAAATCCGTGAATGATCCCAACTGCCAACTGAGAATGGGGGATGTGGTAGAACTAACCCCAACCATTCCCGATAAGTCATTGCCTGTGTACAGAGAAGAGATACAACGTATGTATGACCATGGTCTCTCCGTATCGAGCTTGGCGCCTGCCACCACTGGCATTGCTGGGTGGAAAAGATGA